A window of Fodinibius salinus contains these coding sequences:
- a CDS encoding alpha-ketoacid dehydrogenase subunit alpha/beta, translating to MSTSQTNNKEIPTTAASVDWNRITKLMLRSRAMDDKEENELVPNGDVLYQFSARGHELGQMLLGSQLNHQHDAASAYYRSRPLLLSLGLSLEDAMAAPMGKSGGYSDGRDIGVVCNKPGIEGATVLPMAGDVGSQYTPAVGWAQGIRYHAQTLGNEEYEKAISVVLGGEGSVATNGFWSALTIATTQDLPILFYVEDNGYGISVPGEYQTPGGNIANNLYSFKNIRIFDGDGTDPVESADLIDQSVSYVRDRKGPALIHLTMPRLNGHSYQDNQAYKSEELIEKERQNDPLDKVKSFLVPDQISEKEWTTFEEDAADDIEEASEAALDRSAPDSSETTRYAFEEKNEDGSPDIQTIGGLAPSDHSFPESATTPEPSKQRINIVEAIRKTLDYELETNPKLMVFGEDVAAKGGVHAATMGLQTTHGESRVFDTSLSEEGIIGRAVGLAYSGMMPVAEIQFRKYADPATEQLNNCGTIRWRTANKFAAPIVVRMPGGFAKCGDPWHSLCNEVFFAHAVGWQLAMPSNARDAVGLLRSAMRSNNPTIFFEHRNLLDAKYARCPYPGDKYVVPFGEAQILREGNDITLVTWGAMCEQCELAVEESNIDAEIIDLRTLMPWDKEAVLRSVQKTNRCLIVHEDTQTAGFGAEISAILSQEAFKYLDAPIERLTMPDIPVPYNVELMDSVLPDKGKIIQKAQDLLSF from the coding sequence ATGTCAACCTCACAAACAAATAACAAAGAAATACCAACTACCGCAGCATCAGTTGACTGGAACAGAATTACTAAATTAATGCTGCGTTCACGGGCCATGGACGACAAAGAAGAGAATGAATTAGTACCCAACGGAGATGTATTATATCAATTTTCTGCTCGGGGACATGAACTGGGACAGATGTTATTAGGTTCACAATTGAACCACCAGCACGATGCTGCCAGTGCCTATTATCGTTCACGGCCGCTGTTGCTTTCACTGGGATTATCCCTAGAGGATGCCATGGCTGCTCCAATGGGCAAGTCCGGTGGTTATAGTGATGGTCGCGATATCGGTGTTGTATGTAATAAGCCGGGCATTGAGGGGGCAACTGTATTACCTATGGCCGGTGATGTGGGTTCCCAGTATACACCCGCTGTTGGATGGGCTCAGGGGATCCGGTATCATGCCCAAACGCTTGGTAATGAGGAGTATGAGAAAGCTATTTCAGTTGTATTGGGAGGTGAGGGGTCTGTAGCAACAAATGGTTTTTGGTCGGCTTTGACGATAGCAACTACCCAGGATTTGCCCATATTGTTTTATGTTGAGGATAACGGCTACGGGATCTCGGTGCCCGGTGAATATCAGACACCCGGCGGAAATATTGCTAACAACCTTTATTCATTTAAAAATATTCGCATTTTTGATGGTGACGGTACCGATCCGGTAGAATCCGCAGACCTTATTGACCAATCAGTAAGTTATGTACGTGACAGGAAGGGACCGGCCTTAATACATCTGACGATGCCACGGTTAAATGGTCATTCGTATCAGGATAACCAAGCCTACAAATCGGAAGAACTTATAGAAAAAGAACGCCAGAATGATCCGCTTGATAAGGTGAAATCGTTTCTAGTTCCGGATCAAATTTCTGAAAAGGAGTGGACAACATTTGAAGAGGATGCAGCAGATGATATTGAAGAAGCAAGCGAAGCGGCATTGGACCGTTCTGCTCCCGATAGCAGTGAGACGACACGGTATGCTTTTGAAGAAAAGAATGAAGATGGCAGTCCCGATATCCAAACAATTGGCGGACTGGCTCCATCTGATCATTCATTTCCGGAAAGTGCAACAACTCCTGAGCCAAGTAAACAGCGGATCAATATTGTAGAAGCTATTCGCAAAACGCTGGATTATGAGCTGGAGACTAATCCCAAACTGATGGTATTTGGGGAAGATGTAGCCGCCAAAGGCGGGGTACATGCTGCAACAATGGGGTTGCAGACTACCCATGGAGAGTCTCGTGTGTTTGATACCAGTTTATCAGAAGAGGGTATTATAGGTCGTGCTGTGGGGCTTGCTTACTCGGGGATGATGCCGGTGGCCGAAATTCAGTTTAGAAAATATGCCGATCCTGCTACTGAACAGTTAAATAACTGTGGTACTATCCGTTGGCGTACGGCCAATAAGTTTGCCGCACCCATTGTTGTTCGGATGCCCGGCGGCTTTGCAAAGTGTGGTGACCCGTGGCACAGTCTCTGTAACGAAGTATTCTTTGCTCATGCAGTTGGTTGGCAGTTGGCTATGCCAAGTAATGCCCGCGATGCTGTGGGGCTGCTACGGTCGGCTATGCGCAGTAATAATCCTACTATATTTTTTGAGCACCGAAATTTGTTGGATGCGAAGTATGCGCGTTGTCCTTATCCAGGAGACAAATATGTTGTGCCGTTTGGGGAAGCTCAAATTCTCCGAGAGGGTAATGATATTACCCTGGTTACTTGGGGCGCAATGTGTGAACAGTGCGAGCTTGCTGTTGAAGAATCAAATATTGATGCAGAAATTATTGACTTGCGTACGCTTATGCCGTGGGATAAAGAGGCGGTGTTGCGATCAGTACAGAAAACCAATCGTTGCTTAATTGTCCATGAGGACACACAAACGGCGGGATTTGGCGCAGAAATAAGTGCTATCCTTTCTCAAGAAGCATTTAAATATCTGGATGCACCCATCGAGCGACTTACTATGCCTGATATCCCTGTTCCCTACAATGTTGAGCTCATGGATTCCGTTTTGCCCGATAAGGGAAAAATTATTCAAAAAGCACAAGATTTGCTTTCTTTTTAA
- a CDS encoding sensor histidine kinase produces the protein MKLRTKLILSFTIVVILVGGIGITFSYINQSVKDKVTSESEEAIREVNLVGEMTTQLFRSITQMQYLLGNQYRKSLSMNFSRSEKSPEALNAELDSTLNRFKSSFSQMQKLVKKDSAKSQTVNGRTARMISLLDRLQNKFQIYASLTQRFQQLSSKNYEDGKEFFTVTIEPFFRSNLIPLIEDVRRETKMNHEQKIASLNDRLDKTSSILGFATLAALVITIIITSFLYRSIANPVQRIAQAAQKIGQGNLDERIDYHSNDELGQLSNTFDEMVESLQETTVSRDYVDSIIEAMADLLVVTDKNYNITRVNSAGATMVDKQEDELLGRPLGTIFDELPEDLLQDSSAEGIKSRNAKLFVEETSEIPVSVSKGTIKDKSGAISGYVIVASDISSEIEARKKISESLKEKEILISEIHHRVKNNLAVISGLIEMQLWQAENKYAVSALQQSQLRVQSIALVHKKLYQTDNLSFIKFKKYSRELLNAIRNTYLSEDSDIDISLHVDDLALNINQAIPCSLLINELVVNALKHAFEDSSKGTIEVTLQKDDSHIILRVQDNGRGFDEDPQVDESLGLTLVSTLSKQLDAELSFKNDNGAFIEVKFTAEDVVNS, from the coding sequence ATGAAGCTTAGAACTAAATTGATACTGAGCTTTACGATTGTTGTAATTCTTGTTGGGGGAATAGGTATAACCTTTTCATACATCAATCAGTCGGTAAAAGATAAAGTTACATCCGAAAGTGAAGAGGCGATCCGCGAGGTTAATTTAGTTGGTGAAATGACAACACAGCTTTTTCGAAGTATTACCCAGATGCAGTATTTGCTTGGTAATCAGTACCGCAAGAGTCTGTCTATGAACTTTAGCAGAAGTGAAAAATCACCGGAAGCACTGAATGCAGAGTTAGATTCTACCCTTAACCGGTTTAAAAGTAGTTTTAGTCAGATGCAAAAGCTGGTTAAAAAAGATTCTGCGAAAAGCCAGACAGTGAATGGCCGAACTGCTCGAATGATATCGCTTTTAGACAGGTTACAAAATAAATTTCAAATTTATGCTTCTCTGACACAGCGATTTCAGCAACTAAGTTCCAAAAATTATGAGGATGGCAAAGAGTTCTTTACGGTGACCATTGAGCCTTTTTTCCGGAGTAATCTCATTCCGCTGATCGAGGATGTGCGCCGAGAAACGAAGATGAATCATGAGCAAAAAATTGCCAGCCTTAATGATCGGTTAGATAAAACAAGTTCTATTTTGGGATTTGCAACGTTGGCAGCTTTAGTTATAACTATTATCATTACCTCTTTTCTGTATCGTTCTATTGCCAATCCTGTTCAAAGAATTGCACAAGCTGCCCAAAAAATTGGTCAGGGTAACTTGGATGAGCGTATTGATTATCATTCCAATGATGAGTTGGGCCAGCTCAGCAATACCTTTGACGAGATGGTCGAGAGCCTGCAGGAAACTACGGTATCGCGTGATTATGTGGACAGCATTATTGAAGCTATGGCTGATCTGCTGGTTGTAACGGATAAAAATTATAATATAACCCGGGTTAATTCTGCGGGAGCGACCATGGTTGACAAGCAGGAAGATGAGCTATTGGGTCGTCCGCTTGGTACTATTTTTGATGAGCTGCCTGAAGACTTGTTGCAAGATAGTTCGGCAGAAGGCATAAAAAGCCGCAATGCAAAACTCTTTGTAGAAGAAACTTCAGAAATTCCGGTAAGTGTTTCCAAGGGCACCATCAAAGATAAATCAGGTGCTATATCGGGATATGTAATTGTTGCCAGTGATATTAGTTCTGAAATTGAGGCCCGTAAAAAGATATCTGAGTCACTAAAAGAGAAAGAAATTTTAATTAGTGAAATCCATCATCGGGTAAAGAATAATCTTGCCGTTATATCGGGATTAATAGAGATGCAGCTCTGGCAGGCTGAGAATAAATATGCCGTTTCGGCCCTGCAGCAAAGTCAGCTTCGGGTACAAAGCATTGCACTGGTTCATAAAAAACTATATCAGACGGATAATCTTTCCTTTATTAAGTTTAAAAAATATAGCCGTGAACTACTCAATGCTATTCGTAATACCTATCTTAGTGAAGATTCCGATATTGATATCAGTCTTCATGTTGATGATTTGGCATTGAATATTAACCAGGCCATTCCGTGTTCGCTGTTGATAAATGAGCTGGTTGTGAATGCTTTAAAGCACGCATTCGAGGATAGTAGTAAAGGGACTATTGAGGTAACATTACAAAAGGATGATTCTCATATTATTCTTCGCGTGCAGGATAATGGGCGTGGATTTGATGAAGATCCACAAGTAGATGAGTCACTGGGGCTCACACTCGTTTCTACGTTATCAAAACAGCTAGATGCAGAACTTTCTTTTAAAAATGACAATGGAGCTTTCATAGAAGTAAAATTTACTGCTGAAGATGTGGTAAACTCTTAA
- a CDS encoding enoyl-CoA hydratase/isomerase family protein translates to MSQNGEITTDITNNIGTIEFYHPKGNSLPGKLLRELAETITDIGKNPDTNVIVLKSRGDGAFCAGASFDELIAIDNYEEGKHFFMGFAHVLNAMRQCPKLTIVRVQGKTVGGGVGIAAAGDYTIAHKAASVKLSELALGIGPFVVGPAVKRKVGTSAFSSLSVDASSWNDAEWARRKGLFSYVCQSHDDLDQEVDRLAEQLADYSPEAMKELKKIFWEGTENWDELLEQRAEISGRLVLSDFTKTFIDNFKNG, encoded by the coding sequence ATGTCCCAAAACGGAGAAATTACTACAGACATCACTAATAACATCGGAACCATTGAATTTTACCATCCCAAAGGAAATTCACTGCCTGGTAAACTGCTGCGTGAACTTGCGGAGACAATCACAGACATAGGTAAAAATCCCGATACAAATGTCATCGTTTTGAAAAGTCGTGGAGACGGGGCTTTTTGTGCCGGCGCTTCCTTTGATGAGCTTATTGCCATTGATAACTACGAGGAAGGCAAACACTTTTTTATGGGCTTTGCTCACGTTCTTAACGCCATGCGGCAGTGTCCAAAACTGACAATTGTACGTGTGCAGGGTAAAACAGTCGGGGGTGGGGTTGGTATTGCTGCTGCCGGAGATTACACCATTGCACACAAGGCAGCCTCGGTAAAATTAAGTGAGCTGGCCCTTGGTATCGGTCCTTTTGTCGTTGGACCAGCTGTAAAACGGAAAGTAGGTACTTCGGCTTTTAGCTCGTTATCTGTTGATGCCAGCAGCTGGAATGATGCTGAGTGGGCTCGCAGAAAGGGGCTGTTTTCTTATGTTTGTCAATCCCATGATGACCTTGATCAAGAGGTAGATCGGTTGGCTGAGCAGCTTGCCGATTACAGCCCAGAAGCTATGAAGGAATTGAAAAAAATATTTTGGGAAGGGACAGAAAACTGGGACGAACTACTGGAGCAACGCGCAGAGATAAGCGGGCGGCTGGTGCTATCCGACTTTACTAAAACCTTTATTGATAATTTCAAGAATGGATAA
- the paaZ gene encoding phenylacetic acid degradation bifunctional protein PaaZ: MKVRSYIKGQWINEGKETDLISAVTGDTVAQMVEGDLDYKGACEYARQQAGPKLRSMSIHERAFKIKFLAQYLLKRKEDYYELSTHTGATRQDSWIDIEGGIGSMFSLSSKSRINLSDLPYHVEGSHEQLSREGTFVGQHICVPRHGVGVHINAFNFPVWGMLEKLAPTIISGMPAIIKPSPVGSYLAYNVFKDMVESEILPEGSIQFIAADKPGDLLDHLNSQDSVAFTGSAETGRKLKAHPNIVANNVRFNLEADSLNCSILGSDVTPDMEEFDLFIDEVAEEMTVKTGQKCTAIRRTIVPENQVDNVIEALNENLDQTTIGNPAEKETQMGPLASKLQADRFDEQLTTLTNVTKSVYGNGEQKGAFTSPHVLLCHQPLDVDEVHKVEAFGPMTTVMPYDSNDEAIALANKADGSLVGSLFTADDDIAREITLGCAPYHGRFMVINRDSADESTGHGSPMPQLIHGGPGRAGGGEEQGGARAVIHNMQRVALQGSPTTLKNITNQYIKGAETNEADTHPFQQYFEELEVGDARTTEKRTVTKEDIEEFAELSGDEFYAHTDPDAAARSLFGEIVAHGYFVLSATAGLFVHPDEGPVLLNYGLENLRFVAPVSPGDTIQAKLIVKRKTVRQKKAKDKFPFGIVYWDVEVTNQDNEIVAEYTILTLIKRKHTLDMDIFEEEN, encoded by the coding sequence ATGAAAGTACGAAGTTATATTAAAGGCCAATGGATAAACGAAGGTAAAGAGACCGATCTCATCAGCGCAGTAACCGGTGACACGGTCGCCCAAATGGTAGAAGGCGATCTTGACTACAAAGGTGCCTGTGAATATGCCCGCCAGCAGGCCGGACCTAAACTCCGATCAATGTCAATTCACGAGCGGGCATTTAAAATCAAGTTTTTGGCACAATATCTACTCAAACGTAAAGAAGACTATTACGAGCTTTCCACGCATACCGGTGCAACGCGACAAGATTCATGGATTGACATTGAGGGTGGCATCGGCAGCATGTTTTCCCTATCCAGCAAATCGCGGATCAATCTTTCTGACCTGCCCTACCATGTCGAAGGGAGCCATGAGCAACTGTCGCGCGAGGGTACTTTTGTGGGACAACATATCTGCGTGCCGCGGCACGGAGTGGGTGTACACATTAATGCGTTCAACTTTCCGGTTTGGGGAATGTTGGAAAAGCTGGCCCCGACCATTATTTCCGGGATGCCCGCTATTATCAAACCATCACCAGTAGGTTCATACTTGGCTTATAATGTATTCAAAGACATGGTAGAATCTGAAATTCTTCCTGAAGGTTCCATTCAGTTTATTGCCGCTGATAAACCGGGTGATCTGCTGGATCATCTGAACAGTCAGGATTCCGTGGCCTTCACAGGATCAGCAGAAACAGGGCGCAAGCTTAAAGCCCATCCTAATATCGTTGCCAACAATGTTCGTTTTAACCTGGAAGCTGATTCCCTGAACTGCTCCATCCTCGGCTCGGATGTAACACCAGATATGGAAGAGTTTGACCTCTTTATTGATGAAGTAGCCGAAGAAATGACCGTAAAAACAGGACAAAAATGTACAGCCATTCGGCGGACGATCGTCCCGGAAAATCAAGTAGATAATGTCATTGAAGCCCTGAATGAAAACCTTGATCAAACAACAATTGGAAACCCTGCCGAAAAAGAGACACAAATGGGTCCTTTGGCTAGTAAGTTACAAGCCGATCGGTTTGATGAACAGCTTACTACGCTCACCAACGTTACAAAATCCGTTTACGGTAACGGCGAACAAAAAGGAGCATTTACAAGTCCCCATGTATTACTTTGCCATCAGCCGCTGGATGTTGACGAAGTCCACAAGGTTGAGGCTTTTGGACCAATGACTACCGTAATGCCTTACGACTCTAATGATGAAGCTATTGCCTTGGCCAATAAAGCTGATGGTTCGCTGGTAGGATCACTATTTACGGCGGATGATGATATTGCCCGCGAAATTACGCTGGGCTGCGCCCCTTACCATGGTCGTTTCATGGTTATTAATCGTGACTCTGCTGATGAGTCAACCGGACATGGTTCTCCGATGCCACAACTTATTCACGGTGGACCGGGCCGCGCGGGCGGTGGCGAAGAACAAGGCGGCGCACGGGCCGTTATCCACAATATGCAGCGGGTAGCATTGCAGGGATCCCCAACCACACTCAAAAATATTACCAATCAGTATATCAAGGGTGCCGAAACGAACGAAGCGGATACCCATCCTTTCCAGCAGTATTTTGAAGAACTTGAGGTGGGGGATGCCCGTACTACCGAAAAACGCACAGTTACTAAAGAGGATATAGAAGAATTTGCCGAACTGAGCGGTGATGAGTTTTACGCCCATACTGATCCGGATGCAGCAGCACGTTCCCTATTCGGAGAAATTGTGGCCCACGGATATTTTGTACTTTCAGCAACAGCCGGTTTGTTTGTTCACCCTGATGAAGGTCCCGTATTACTTAATTATGGATTAGAAAACCTGCGATTTGTGGCTCCGGTTTCTCCCGGCGATACCATTCAGGCAAAGCTGATTGTAAAACGGAAGACTGTCCGCCAAAAGAAAGCCAAAGACAAATTTCCTTTTGGTATTGTTTACTGGGACGTAGAAGTCACTAATCAGGATAACGAGATTGTCGCTGAATACACGATATTGACACTCATCAAGCGTAAGCACACCTTGGATATGGATATTTTCGAAGAGGAAAACTAA
- a CDS encoding transferase hexapeptide repeat family protein, whose protein sequence is MAIYEFDGYKPVVDESAYVHPQAAVTGNVVIGKDVYIAPGAAIRGDWGKIIIKDGCNVQENCTIHMFPGVTVVLEESAHIGHGAIIHGGHIGQNCLVGMNSVVMDNVDLGAECIVGAMSFLKEGMDIPKRKLVVGNPAKIVKDVSDEMIKWKTEGTKLYQKLPKQLHDTLKECEPLREESEDHPSQSVKYETWGNRKE, encoded by the coding sequence ATGGCTATATACGAATTTGATGGTTACAAGCCGGTTGTTGACGAAAGTGCTTATGTACACCCACAGGCAGCAGTAACAGGTAACGTAGTCATCGGCAAAGATGTCTATATCGCGCCCGGAGCTGCCATTCGCGGTGATTGGGGTAAAATCATCATCAAAGACGGGTGCAACGTTCAGGAAAACTGCACTATTCACATGTTCCCCGGTGTAACCGTAGTGCTCGAAGAAAGTGCACATATCGGGCACGGAGCCATCATTCACGGCGGACATATCGGGCAGAACTGTCTTGTGGGAATGAATTCCGTCGTCATGGATAATGTAGATCTTGGAGCAGAGTGTATTGTGGGAGCCATGTCGTTTTTGAAAGAAGGCATGGACATTCCAAAGCGAAAACTGGTGGTCGGGAATCCCGCAAAAATTGTTAAAGATGTATCCGATGAGATGATCAAATGGAAAACAGAAGGTACAAAACTGTATCAAAAATTACCCAAGCAATTACATGATACGCTCAAAGAATGTGAACCGCTGCGGGAGGAGTCAGAAGATCATCCCAGTCAGTCGGTTAAGTATGAGACATGGGGAAATAGAAAGGAATAG
- the pcaF gene encoding 3-oxoadipyl-CoA thiolase: MSEAYIIDAIRTPIGKYRGSLSPIRADDLAALPIKELMNRNSDIDPERIEDVILGCANQAGEDNRNVARMAALLAGLPTSVPGETVNRLCASGMSSTVQAYKSINVGEGDLFITGGMEHMTRGPMVLGKGSAPYSGTNEMHDTTFGWRFVNPKMDEEYGSEAMGETAENIVEKFGVSREDQDKFAAQSQQKAARATENGRLAKEIMPVEIPQRKSDPKIFEEDEFIRPETTVEVLNKLPAVFRDGGSVTPGNASGINDGACAMLVAGDSAIKDFDLEPMARIVASAVVGVEPRIMGMGPVGASRKVLSRTNLSLDDIDIIELNEAFAAQSLAVLRELGIDDDDPRVNPHGGAIALGHPLGMSGARLLQTASIELHEQNKQYALCTLCVGVGQGMAVILEKT, translated from the coding sequence ATGTCTGAAGCTTATATTATTGACGCTATCCGAACTCCCATTGGAAAGTATCGCGGATCGCTCTCTCCCATCCGTGCTGACGACTTGGCAGCACTACCGATAAAAGAGCTCATGAATCGTAATAGTGACATCGATCCCGAACGTATTGAAGATGTTATTTTGGGATGCGCCAACCAGGCAGGCGAAGATAATCGAAACGTAGCTCGTATGGCTGCCCTGCTGGCAGGCCTACCCACTTCGGTGCCCGGGGAAACGGTAAATCGGCTCTGCGCATCGGGCATGAGCAGTACCGTACAAGCTTATAAATCTATTAACGTAGGCGAAGGTGACCTCTTCATTACGGGCGGCATGGAGCATATGACCCGCGGGCCCATGGTACTGGGCAAAGGGTCAGCGCCCTACTCCGGTACCAACGAGATGCATGATACCACCTTTGGATGGCGATTCGTAAATCCCAAGATGGACGAAGAGTATGGCAGCGAAGCAATGGGCGAAACAGCTGAAAATATTGTAGAGAAATTTGGCGTAAGCCGCGAAGACCAAGATAAGTTTGCGGCCCAATCACAACAGAAAGCAGCCCGCGCTACCGAAAACGGTCGACTGGCCAAAGAAATTATGCCAGTGGAAATTCCCCAAAGAAAAAGTGATCCCAAAATTTTTGAGGAAGATGAGTTTATTCGCCCGGAAACTACGGTGGAAGTACTTAATAAACTACCGGCAGTATTCCGTGACGGTGGATCAGTCACGCCCGGCAATGCCAGTGGCATCAACGACGGGGCCTGTGCTATGCTGGTAGCCGGCGATTCGGCCATTAAGGATTTCGACCTGGAACCAATGGCCCGCATTGTAGCTTCGGCCGTGGTGGGTGTGGAACCCCGTATTATGGGGATGGGTCCGGTAGGCGCCAGCCGTAAAGTGTTAAGTCGTACAAACTTGTCTCTTGATGATATTGATATTATTGAACTTAATGAGGCCTTTGCAGCCCAAAGCTTAGCTGTACTGCGAGAGTTAGGTATTGACGATGATGATCCCCGTGTGAATCCTCACGGAGGAGCTATTGCTCTTGGTCACCCGCTGGGCATGTCAGGAGCTCGACTGCTGCAAACAGCGTCTATTGAGCTGCACGAACAGAACAAGCAATATGCACTGTGTACCCTGTGCGTGGGCGTAGGACAAGGCATGGCGGTGATTCTGGAAAAAACATAA
- a CDS encoding PaaI family thioesterase, protein MDKQKLAENVVEKMMADDAFSQWLGIEVIDITPGSVTLKMEVRQGMTNGFNVSHGGIAFSLADSALAFASNSYGRISLALENNISFIKKVTAGDMLTATTEELSLGNRIGVYNVTIMNQHDDTIATFRGTVFRTQEQHFEQN, encoded by the coding sequence ATGGATAAACAAAAACTAGCAGAAAATGTGGTTGAAAAAATGATGGCTGATGACGCCTTTAGCCAGTGGCTGGGGATTGAAGTCATCGATATTACTCCAGGATCTGTAACCCTGAAGATGGAAGTGCGGCAAGGAATGACCAATGGATTTAACGTATCCCATGGGGGTATAGCTTTTTCGCTGGCAGACAGCGCTTTAGCCTTTGCATCCAACAGCTACGGCAGAATATCCTTGGCTCTCGAAAATAATATTTCATTTATAAAAAAAGTTACGGCCGGCGATATGCTGACCGCAACAACCGAAGAGCTAAGCCTCGGAAACCGCATCGGCGTATATAATGTTACAATTATGAACCAGCATGATGATACTATAGCCACATTCCGAGGCACTGTTTTTAGAACGCAAGAACAACATTTTGAGCAGAATTGA
- a CDS encoding 3-hydroxyacyl-CoA dehydrogenase NAD-binding domain-containing protein: protein MDQSAAIGVVGAGTMGQGIAQIASTYGHQVYLYDAYADQLGNAKHALRKILQRQVEKERMTQQEVDGIMERIHFEDDLVKFDECELVIEAVVEDLEIKQDVFQRLEGIVPRDAILATNTSSLSIASISSALKKPKRFLGIHFFNPAPIMPLVEIVPGITTTDQTTKTARQLIDDWGKTTVLAKDTPGFIVNRVARPFYSEAIRQLEEGVADVATIDWAMKEIGGFRMGPFELMDFIGHDVNYKVTQTVFEEFFYDPRFKPSFTQKRMVEAGYLGKKSGKGFYEYGDGANNPEPTKDEELGQDIVDRIVAMLINEAADAVFMNVATVEDVDLAMTKGVNYPKGLLKWADDIGPEQVLEQMTALQMEYGEDRYRPNPLLKRKVRNNETFY, encoded by the coding sequence ATGGATCAGTCAGCGGCAATTGGTGTAGTTGGCGCCGGAACAATGGGACAAGGCATAGCCCAAATTGCATCAACATACGGACATCAGGTTTATTTGTATGATGCGTATGCAGATCAGCTTGGAAATGCCAAGCATGCTCTCAGAAAAATTTTACAGCGCCAAGTTGAAAAAGAACGGATGACCCAGCAAGAAGTTGACGGCATTATGGAGCGCATCCATTTTGAAGATGATCTTGTCAAGTTTGATGAATGCGAACTTGTCATCGAAGCTGTGGTTGAAGATCTAGAGATCAAGCAGGATGTATTTCAAAGACTCGAAGGTATTGTGCCGCGTGATGCTATCTTAGCCACAAATACTTCTTCCCTCTCCATTGCTTCTATTTCATCCGCACTAAAAAAGCCAAAGCGATTTCTTGGGATTCACTTTTTTAATCCTGCTCCTATTATGCCGCTGGTGGAAATTGTGCCGGGTATTACTACTACCGATCAGACAACCAAAACTGCCCGCCAGCTCATTGATGACTGGGGCAAAACTACGGTGCTGGCTAAAGATACACCCGGATTTATTGTCAATCGTGTAGCGCGACCATTTTATAGCGAAGCTATTCGCCAGCTTGAAGAAGGCGTGGCCGACGTAGCCACTATAGACTGGGCTATGAAAGAGATCGGTGGCTTTCGGATGGGACCTTTTGAACTTATGGATTTTATCGGTCACGATGTAAATTACAAAGTAACCCAAACAGTATTTGAAGAGTTCTTCTACGATCCACGTTTCAAACCTTCATTTACCCAAAAACGGATGGTAGAAGCCGGATATCTGGGCAAAAAATCCGGAAAGGGATTTTACGAATACGGCGATGGTGCCAACAATCCCGAACCAACCAAAGATGAAGAATTGGGGCAAGATATTGTCGATCGCATTGTTGCCATGCTCATCAACGAGGCAGCAGATGCTGTATTTATGAATGTGGCGACCGTCGAAGATGTAGACCTTGCTATGACTAAAGGCGTCAACTATCCCAAAGGACTATTAAAATGGGCAGATGATATAGGACCGGAACAAGTTTTAGAGCAAATGACTGCTCTGCAGATGGAATACGGTGAAGATCGCTATCGCCCGAATCCATTATTGAAACGAAAAGTCAGAAATAACGAAACCTTTTATTAG